The Lycium ferocissimum isolate CSIRO_LF1 chromosome 10, AGI_CSIRO_Lferr_CH_V1, whole genome shotgun sequence genome window below encodes:
- the LOC132034190 gene encoding uncharacterized protein LOC132034190, producing the protein MSCATFPPVTPNVKKLFADDYRTWWSKTHGNFLDDYFQYLVDAAGPISNALLEGTHQGCTIAAPKADDSFLPEVILTEKCKGKGSQLLIKAPTECLDDQGHQGGRSSFLLSKAAQASNKRSSRGESDSSYEDRCWRKVRSRSEKLEDTNLAVVKIPDSVDSPSRTVTTLIRKPNSVGALRRGKSTESGESVSGPDLIKSSSIAKEE; encoded by the exons ATGTCCTGTGCCACTTTCCCTCCTGTTACACCTAATGTGAAGAAACTCTTTGCCGATGATTACAGGACTTGGTGGTCGAAAACACATGGAAATTTTCTTGATGACTATTTCCAATATTTGGTGGATGCAGCTGGGCCAATCTCTAACGCGCTTTTAGAGGGTACACATCAAGGATGCACCATTGCAGCCCCAAAGGCTGATGATTCTTTCCTTCCGGAGGTCATATTGACCGAGAAATGCAAAGGCAAGGGGTCTCAGTTACTCATAAAAGCTCCAACAGAATGTTTGGATGATCAAGGCCACCAAGGTGGCAGAAGCTCATTTCTGCTGAGTAAGGCTGCTCAAGCTTCTAACAAGAGATCATCTCGAGGCGAGAGTGATAGCAGTTATGAAGATCGTTGTTGGAGGAAAGTGAGGTCACGTTCAGAAAAATTGGAAGATACCAATTTGGCAGTGGTCAAGATTCCTGACAGCGTTGATAGTCCTTCGAGGACCGTGACAACTCTTATTAGAAAG cCAAATAGTGTTGGAGCATTACGACGGGGAAAGTCAACGGAGAGCGGTGAGTCTGTTTCTGGTCCGGACCTAATAAAATCCTCTTCCATAGCAAAGGAAGAATAG